The proteins below are encoded in one region of Calditrichota bacterium:
- a CDS encoding UDP-N-acetylmuramoyl-tripeptide--D-alanyl-D-alanine ligase: MHVLTQQNDAVGLRIGEVVHCCAAAEGYLGPHAALRQQIRSVSTDSRTVGPGDLFIALKGERFDGHQFVAEAFARGAVAAVVRNDALARLVGELPEAVFIGVPDTLAALGQIAHYHRRRFSLPVVAVTGSVGKTTSKELMAAVLARRYATLKSKKSFNNAIGVALTLLEIRPHHQAVVLEMGTNHFGEIAALCRIAEPEYGVILGVAEAHLEFFGTLEGVLKAKLELFEGLVGERVGMYNADDPLLAAQRMPVNRTVTFGLEQHADVRGHFRGLDEHGCARFVLKRNLIHLRIPGRHVVSNALAAAAVGLELGVPLREIKAGLEEVERVPERLEVIKAGGIRIVDDAYNSNLRSAKAALEFVRELPVPAGAKRIAVLADMLELGQASEAAHRRLGELVVENGIDVLLTFGEAARVVAQVAKHGGVQAEHFADKEALTRSLVGMLEEGDIVLVKGSRGMKMEEVVEGVRTRLRGKE, encoded by the coding sequence TTGCACGTCCTGACCCAGCAGAATGACGCCGTTGGGCTGCGCATCGGAGAGGTGGTTCACTGCTGCGCTGCGGCGGAGGGGTATCTTGGGCCGCATGCCGCTCTCCGCCAGCAGATCCGCAGCGTCAGCACGGACAGCCGCACAGTCGGTCCAGGAGATCTGTTCATCGCTCTCAAGGGGGAGCGCTTTGATGGTCACCAGTTCGTGGCTGAGGCGTTTGCCCGGGGCGCAGTCGCGGCGGTGGTGCGCAACGATGCGCTCGCGCGTCTGGTGGGCGAACTCCCCGAAGCGGTGTTCATCGGCGTGCCCGATACGCTGGCGGCCCTGGGGCAGATTGCCCACTACCATCGTCGGCGCTTCTCGCTACCGGTGGTGGCGGTCACCGGCTCGGTGGGCAAGACGACCAGCAAGGAGTTGATGGCCGCCGTGCTGGCAAGGCGCTACGCGACGCTGAAAAGCAAGAAGTCGTTCAACAATGCCATCGGCGTGGCGTTGACTTTGTTAGAGATACGCCCCCACCACCAGGCGGTGGTGCTCGAAATGGGGACCAACCACTTTGGCGAGATCGCCGCGCTCTGTCGCATTGCGGAGCCGGAGTACGGCGTCATTCTTGGCGTAGCGGAAGCCCATTTGGAGTTCTTCGGTACCCTTGAGGGGGTACTCAAGGCAAAACTGGAGCTCTTCGAAGGGCTGGTCGGAGAGAGGGTGGGGATGTACAATGCCGACGATCCACTGCTGGCGGCGCAGCGCATGCCGGTGAACCGCACCGTCACCTTTGGCTTAGAGCAGCACGCCGACGTGAGGGGGCACTTCCGGGGGCTGGACGAGCATGGTTGCGCGCGCTTTGTGCTTAAGAGGAACCTGATCCACCTGCGCATTCCCGGCAGGCACGTGGTGAGCAATGCGCTGGCCGCAGCAGCGGTGGGACTCGAGCTCGGTGTTCCTCTCCGGGAGATCAAGGCCGGGCTTGAGGAAGTGGAGCGGGTGCCTGAGCGCTTAGAAGTCATCAAGGCAGGCGGCATCCGCATCGTTGACGATGCATACAACAGCAACCTGCGCTCGGCCAAGGCTGCACTGGAGTTCGTGCGGGAACTGCCGGTCCCAGCTGGGGCGAAACGCATCGCCGTGCTGGCGGACATGTTGGAACTGGGCCAGGCCAGCGAAGCGGCTCACCGACGCCTGGGCGAGTTGGTCGTGGAGAACGGCATCGACGTACTTCTTACCTTTGGGGAAGCCGCGCGAGTGGTTGCGCAGGTTGCCAAACACGGTGGGGTGCAGGCCGAGCACTTTGCCGACAAAGAGGCTCTCACTCGGAGCCTGGTGGGGATGTTGGAGGAAGGGGACATCGTGCTGGTCAAGGGGTCGCGGGGGATGAAGATGGAGGAAGTGGTGGAGGGTGTGCGGACAAGGCTGCGCGGCAAGGAGTAG